The genome window CCAGGCTGTCTTTGTTTAATCTAAGATCCTTCCTTTTGTGTTCAAGTGCTTTTTCTAAGGCTTCTTTTCCACGCGTGAGTGACTTGATTTCTTCATTCGTGTCAAGTAAACTTTCCCGTAGTTTGGCAACCACTGCCCGGGTTTCACGGAAATGTCTATGCGCTTCATCGTTACTGAGCTCTGCAACTGTTTCTCTTAGATGTGGCAGTGGGTCAAGCGACCTACCAATGTCACAGTTTTTATCGCTTCGCTGCACAACGTTTTGTGAAAGTTTGATATCCTTGATTGTGGAGTTTCTCCAGTTTTGAGGACCAATCGTTGCCGTCCCCATTGGCATCGTTTTCGTGGCCTGCATCCTGTTTTTTTGCAGCCTCACGGTGAAATCGGATTAAACAGACCGTCCTCTTCAACTATCAACTTCCCAGACACTAAATTACGAACGGTAGCAGTGAATAAAGCATGTATTTTACTGCTAAACGAAGTGTTGTGATTAGCGTCAGTGGAGCGGGTCGTCGCTCATGGATACGGTCACTTCCGGGTCAGACATGGCTGGCCTATGCGTTTGGCGTTTTGCAAGACATCTTCTGATTGGATGATGCAGATTTGCGGTAGAAGGCATATTTTACCATATTTTTCCAAATTGATAATTCTAAGTCCACTAATTACACAATCTGGGGATGTTTAGTAAGGTCAGCTTTACGTCTATGATAGTTTATGTAGTTCGTGATTGCGATTAAATGGCGTAATTTAGATGAAATTGTAATTAGCAGAGTTTTACAGTTGACCAATCAGCTTGCTCGTATGAAAAGCCCTTTTCCAATTAGGCAATCAGCTGtttaattaccaattaaattaaattaacaTCCACCGACGTGGTCAGCTTCGGTGTGATGTTATATTTTAGCCAGATAAAATGCAGCAAATGTGAGAAAATTTGCAGAAATAATTATTTCTCGTTCTCATGCACTGCTGCCACCTTTACTTGAGGATTCCGATGACGTCAGAGGCTAAGTGATTCCCAGTTTACATTTTGACACCTGTGGATCCTGTTATCCTCACCGATTTCCTTCTTTTATTTCGCCTCGATATTCGATCAGAAGGTATAATATTGTTCAATTTATGGTTTAGAACGTAACCATGGCGTCAGTGCCTTCGTGGAAGCAGGCCTTGCTCAGTAAAAAGCACCAACAACAGGATGAAGACCGTCGTCGGTATGAGCAAGAGCAAAAACGTTTGTCAGCAATGCCAAGCTGGAAACGAGAACTgattttaaagaagaaaaaaacccatgaCAGCACTGCCCCAGCTGGGGATAAGAACATGGTTATTATCGAGAGTTCTAATAAACATTCAGAGGGTGTCAATGGGAGGAGTTATTATCCCGAGTTCAGTGGGTCACAACGGACCACACCGGATTCCGGTTTCGATGAATCGGAGGAGGCAGCGGTTCGGGCAGGGCACCCGGCATATATTCAGGAAGCGCGGTGGGTTCAGGTCAATTCCGCTAAAGCTGGCCAACCGCATGTGCAACGTGCACAACAAGACATTCCTGATGGACTACCTGTCGAAAATGGCGTGGCAATGTCAAGGCAGGGCGATCGTAACTCGGACGATGAATTGCCTTATCAGCCTGGATTCGTTCACAAACTTCTTGATAAGTTTTCGCACATGACTGTTAATGAGCGTGTACGGCGTGTTTCTCAGGGAGGTACTGAGTATTCAGACGACTCGGGCGGAAGTGCCAAGTCGAGCCCGCGGTATGAGAGTGACCATAAACATGATCCGTCCCGCGCCCATCATGGTAGCAACGAGAATTTATTACAGGAGAAACAAGTTCATGTACCGGAGGAGAAAGTGTTACGGAAAGAAAACATAACTTCCAAAGAAGAGCGGTCGGTTTCTTCCAAAGAGAAGGTGACGGTGGAGAAGATTGAGACGATCCCAGGTGGGGGGAAGGTAGTGATTGTGAGTTCGTCTCTACCTAATCACGGTGCTAGGATACCCAATGGTACTCTTCCAGACTCTCGGGACTCAATAGATGGCAAGGTTACTGTAAGTTATGGCGTAAAAGATGAGAAAGTGGAAGAACCCGTTGTTAAAAACATTGTCTCCTCGTATAAAAATATCTTCGAGGGGGGTAAGAGACGCGCAGCTCCACCTGCTCCTAAGGTTCAAGTGGGGCGACATTCGCAGCCTGTGCAGAATCATACACCTATTAGCCCTGAGACCAATGAGGTCCGTAGCAGTGACAGTGTTCGAATTGTTCCTAGTCAGGCTAAACCAAGTAACACTTCAGATAAAGTTGTTGCTCAGTCAAAATCTGATGTGAAAGTGACTAGGACTAAGTCGCCGAAGAAGGGGACGCCAGATGTGGACTCGATACAGAAGATACGGGAGGCGGGGCAGTCGTGGTTTTATGGAAAAGATGAGCAGGGAAACGAACAAAGGGATTCTATTGGTGCTACTGTAGTGTCTTCTGAGAAAACCGTGCGGGAAACAAGCGATATGGTCGTCCTTGTTAGTAAGAAGGAAAGAGAACCTAGTGTCATGGTCGCAGTGGGTAAGAAACCGGACCCCGTTCCTGTGAAAATAACTGTATCACCTCAGCCTGTCGTCAAGGAAAAGAGCAAACCAGAACCACctaaaaacattgaaataaaaccCAAGGAGACGGTTAAAGTAGAGAAAAAGCGAACAACAGAACCACCAAAGTTAGTCGAAGTAAAATCGAAATCTAAGGCTCAAGCAAATGCTCAGTCTCCCCCGTCAAGTCTAACCATGGTGgaagtgaaagtgaaaaataaatcGAAGGGGTCGATCATCGTC of Lineus longissimus chromosome 17, tnLinLong1.2, whole genome shotgun sequence contains these proteins:
- the LOC135501165 gene encoding titin-like isoform X1, which codes for MASVPSWKQALLSKKHQQQDEDRRRYEQEQKRLSAMPSWKRELILKKKKTHDSTAPAGDKNMVIIESSNKHSEGVNGRSYYPEFSGSQRTTPDSGFDESEEAAVRAGHPAYIQEARWVQVNSAKAGQPHVQRAQQDIPDGLPVENGVAMSRQGDRNSDDELPYQPGFVHKLLDKFSHMTVNERVRRVSQGGTEYSDDSGGSAKSSPRYESDHKHDPSRAHHGSNENLLQEKQVHVPEEKVLRKENITSKEERSVSSKEKVTVEKIETIPGGGKVVIVSSSLPNHGARIPNGTLPDSRDSIDGKVTVSYGVKDEKVEEPVVKNIVSSYKNIFEGGKRRAAPPAPKVQVGRHSQPVQNHTPISPETNEVRSSDSVRIVPSQAKPSNTSDKVVAQSKSDVKVTRTKSPKKGTPDVDSIQKIREAGQSWFYGKDEQGNEQRDSIGATVVSSEKTVRETSDMVVLVSKKEREPSVMVAVGKKPDPVPVKITVSPQPVVKEKSKPEPPKNIEIKPKETVKVEKKRTTEPPKLVEVKSKSKAQANAQSPPSSLTMVEVKVKNKSKGSIIVAPTAPPRKRQAPATPPGRSRAPPPPIENNNEPKRYVKVENVTTAQTDVDSGKIIITDTEEDDIPVTNIDDMVFDDDDDDIIDIPDVKSRKVAPPSGIDTHLDLSSIVNEEPEIKVQPIPSPVRPCNISFVGEYVKLDKNLLIKTRSKVGRGLRFKESTPEVHEYPSEMTMMSFFPEEEQEDYDTSRSNISDDDTDEEPDMKRDVTDNNMMSSPNQVVGSPGGALGSYKGRFMDEYQLGTAPAPSGRPLAQRIIPEPEPEPEETQIKPADEDETFAWSESTNSDMLF
- the LOC135501165 gene encoding titin-like isoform X2, translating into MASVPSWKQALLSKKHQQQDEDRRRYEQEQKRLSAMPSWKRELILKKKKTHDSTAPAGDKNMVIIESSNKHSEGVNGRSYYPEFSGSQRTTPDSGFDESEEAAVRAGHPAYIQEARWVQVNSAKAGQPHVQRAQQDIPDGLPVENGVAMSRQGDRNSDDELPYQPGFVHKLLDKFSHMTVNERVRRVSQGGTEYSDDSGGSAKSSPRYESDHKHDPSRAHHGSNENLLQEKQVHVPEEKVLRKENITSKEERSVSSKEKVTVEKIETIPGGGKVVIVSSSLPNHGARIPNGTLPDSRDSIDGKVTVSYGVKDEKVEEPVVKNIVSSYKNIFEGGKRRAAPPAPKVQVGRHSQPVQNHTPISPETNEVRSSDSVRIVPSQAKPSNTSDKVVAQSKSDVKVTRTKSPKKGTPDVDSIQKIREAGQSWFYGKDEQGNEQRDSIGATVVSSEKTVRETSDMVVLVSKKEREPSVMVAVGKKPDPVPVKITVSPQPVVKEKSKPEPPKNIEIKPKETVKVEKKRTTEPPKLVEVKSKSKAQANAQSPPSSLTMVEVKVKNKSKGSIIVAPTAPPRKRQAPATPPGRSRAPPPPIENNNEPKRYVKVENVTTAQTDVDSGKIIITDTEEDDIPVTNIDDMVFDDDDDDIIDIPDVKSRKVAPPSGIDTHLDLSSIVNEEPEIKVQPIPSPVRPCNISFVGEYVKLDKNLLIKTRSKVGRGLRFKESTPEVHEYPSEMTMMSFFPEEEQEDYDTSRSNISDDDTDEEPDMKRDVTDNNMMSSPNQVVGSPVG